The window TCGGGGCGCATCGCGCAGGAGGACGTCTTCGGCGTTCTGCTGGCGATCCTCGAGGTGAACGGTGTCACGGCCGTCAAGGCCGGCAACCTCTACAAGATCGTCACCATCGAGGGCGCGCGCGAGCGCGCGGTGCCGACCATCGTCGGGCCGCGGGCCGATCCCCGGCGCACGACCGACGAGGTCATCACGCAGATCGTGCCCCTGCGCTACTCCTCGGTGACGGACCTCTCGACGCTCCTCCGGCCGCTCATCTCGACGCGCGGCTCGCTCATCGCCCACCGCGAGACGAACGTGATCATCCTGACCGACACGGCGTCGAACGTGGCGCGGCTCCTCGACATCGTGCGCCTCGTGGACGTGCAGGTGGCGCTGGAGGAGCTGCAGATCATCCCGGTCAAGTTCGCGGACGCCACCCAGCTCGCGGGCATCCTGAACCAGCTCTTCGCGAGCGGCCGCATCCGCTCCCTGGCGCCGGGCGTGCCGCCGGTCGTCACGCCGCCGGCCGTGCCCGGCGCGCCCGCCGCCCCGCAGCAGCCCGGCGCCGCCGCCGAGCGCCCGCCGCTCATCATCGCCGAGCAGCGCTCGAACTCCCTCATCGTCCACGCCAAGAAGCACGAGATCGAGACGATCAGGGGCCTCATCGGCCAGCTCGACGTGAACATCTACGGCGGCCGCCGCGTGTTCGTCTACTACGCGGAGAACGCCAAGGCGAAGGACCTCGCCTCGACGCTGAACCAGATCTACGGCCGCGAGGCCGGCGCCGCGACCCCGGCGCCCGCCGCGCGCCCGGGCGCCTACCCCACCCCGCCCCCGCCGCCGCCCGCGGCCGCGGGCGCGACCGCGGTGGGCGAGGCGAGTCTCACCGAGGGCCAGCTGCGCTTCATCGGCGACGAGGTGACGAACTCGGTGATCGTGACGACCTACCCGCGGCTCTGGCAGGAGATCGAGGGGACGATCAAGCAGCTCGACAGGATGCCCCGCCAGGTCCTGATCGAGGTGCTCGTGGCCGAGATCACGCTGACCGACGACATACGCCTCGGCATCGACTGGGCGATGCGCCAGGGGCGGTTCAACGTCGGCGGGGCGTTCGCCAACACGACGAGCCCGGGGACCACCATTCCGACGTCGCCGGGACCCGGTAGCGGCACGCTGTCCTTCCCGGCTCAGCTCGGCGGGCCGGCGTCCTTCTTCGGCCCGATCGGGCAAGGCCTGACCGCGTTCACGTTCCAGTCGGACAACTTCTTCGCGATCCTCAACGCGCTGGCCGCCGACAACCGCGTCAACATCGTCTCCAACCCGCACGTGCTCACGTCGGAGAACAAGAAGGCGGTCATCAACGTCTCGACGTCCGTGCCGGTCATCACGGGCCAGCAGACGAGCACCGTCAGCACGCCCGGCACGACGGGCGGCAGCACGAGCACGACGATCACGACGGGCGGCGTGAACCAGACGGTCGAGTACAAGGACGCGGGCGTGATCCTCACCGTCACGCCGCGCATCGGCGAGCGCGGCACGGTGGCCCTCGACGTGAAGCAGGAGGTCAACTCCGTCGGCAACAACGTCCCGCCGACCAACTCGCCCTCGTTCATCAAGCGCGAGGCCGAGACGTCCGTGGTGCTCCTGAACAATCAGACGCTGGTGCTCGGGGGCCTCATCCAGGACAAGGTGACGATCAGCGATCGGGGCATCCCGTTCCTGAAGGACATCCCGCTGATCGGCCTCCTCTTCGGCTTCAAGCAGCGGACCGTCGAGAAGACCGAGCTGCTCCTGCTGATCACGCCGCGCGTGATCGGCACCGCGCTCGACGCCGCGAAGCTCACCGAGCAGATGCGGCGCGCGACGCCCGAGCTGAACGAGACGATCAAGCGCGGCCCGCGGCCGCCGACCAACGCGCCGCCGCCGTCCGCGCCCGCGCCGGCGCCCGCTCCCGGCGGCGCCGCCCCGGCTCCCGTGCCGCCCGGCGCAGCCGCGCCTCCGCCTCCGGCGCCGCTCCCTCCGGTCACGCCGCCGCCCGCGCGGCCAGGGCCAGCACCCGCCCCGTCGCAGTAGCGCCGCGTCGCCGCCGCGCGGCTACCAGCGGACGAGCGTCGCGCCCCAGGAAAAGCCGGTGCCGAAGGCGGCCAGCAGGACGAGGTCGCCGTCCTTGACCAGTCCGGCGCGGACGGCTTCGTGGAGCGCGATGGGGACGGAGGCGGCGGCGGTGTTGCCGTAGCGCTCGACGTTGTTGTAGAGACGCTCGGCCGGGATCCCGAGCCCCGCGCCCACCGCCTCGATGATCCTGAGGTTCGCCTGATGGAAGACGAAGCGGTCCACGTCGCCGACGCCGATGCCGTTGGCGGCGAGGCACTCGAGGACGACCTCCTTGAAATGGCGCACGGCCTGGACGAACACCTGGCGGCCGTTCATGCGCGGCCGCGCGCGGTCCTCGTCGATCTTGCGCTTCGAGACGGGCGGGAACGTGGACGAGCCCCACAGCTCGCCCGAGAGCCCGTCGAGCGTCGTGCCGTCGGTGTGGAGGTGGCTCGAGAGGACGCCGCGCGGTCCCGGCTCGGCGCGCAGGACGCAGGCCCCCGCGCCGTCGGCGAAGAGCACGGCCATGTCGCGCCCGAGATCGGTGTAGTCGAAGGCGGACGAGAGCAGCTCGGCGCCGATCACGAGCACCTGCTGGTACATCCCGCCGCGCATCATCTGGTCGGCGATGGCGAGCGCGTAGACGAAGCCGGCGCACCCCTGCTGGAGGCTGATCGCCGGCGTCGCCGTGAGGCCGAGCCTCCCCTGGATGACGCAGCCCGTGTGCGGATAGGCGTAGTCCGGCAGCGTCGAGGAGGCCACGAGGCAGTCCACCTCGCGCGCCGTGATGCCGGCGCTCGTGAGCGCCATCTCCGCCGCCTCCACGCCGAGGTCGCTCACCGTCAGCGTGGAGTCGATCTTGCCGTCGAGGCCGTCGGCGAAGACCGACTTCATGAAGGCGGTC is drawn from Candidatus Methylomirabilota bacterium and contains these coding sequences:
- a CDS encoding beta-ketoacyl-ACP synthase III, which gives rise to MNRIVGTGMAVPPCVVDNHLLARCMATSDEWIVQRTGIRERRVSPDTYRMLQRLAEAPDKTAFMKSVFADGLDGKIDSTLTVSDLGVEAAEMALTSAGITAREVDCLVASSTLPDYAYPHTGCVIQGRLGLTATPAISLQQGCAGFVYALAIADQMMRGGMYQQVLVIGAELLSSAFDYTDLGRDMAVLFADGAGACVLRAEPGPRGVLSSHLHTDGTTLDGLSGELWGSSTFPPVSKRKIDEDRARPRMNGRQVFVQAVRHFKEVVLECLAANGIGVGDVDRFVFHQANLRIIEAVGAGLGIPAERLYNNVERYGNTAAASVPIALHEAVRAGLVKDGDLVLLAAFGTGFSWGATLVRW
- the gspD gene encoding type II secretion system secretin GspD, encoding MLTRAIALVTLVAFVAGCAGPAAKPKPAPSPPPAAVVPAPPPPTPEPLPLLPPASIGPRPATPPAEPPKVAEPVTPPPPPPTVPEVPPAQRGRFIVLNFDNADIETVIQAASEIVGFNYVLGPGVGGRKVTVQTSGRIAQEDVFGVLLAILEVNGVTAVKAGNLYKIVTIEGARERAVPTIVGPRADPRRTTDEVITQIVPLRYSSVTDLSTLLRPLISTRGSLIAHRETNVIILTDTASNVARLLDIVRLVDVQVALEELQIIPVKFADATQLAGILNQLFASGRIRSLAPGVPPVVTPPAVPGAPAAPQQPGAAAERPPLIIAEQRSNSLIVHAKKHEIETIRGLIGQLDVNIYGGRRVFVYYAENAKAKDLASTLNQIYGREAGAATPAPAARPGAYPTPPPPPPAAAGATAVGEASLTEGQLRFIGDEVTNSVIVTTYPRLWQEIEGTIKQLDRMPRQVLIEVLVAEITLTDDIRLGIDWAMRQGRFNVGGAFANTTSPGTTIPTSPGPGSGTLSFPAQLGGPASFFGPIGQGLTAFTFQSDNFFAILNALAADNRVNIVSNPHVLTSENKKAVINVSTSVPVITGQQTSTVSTPGTTGGSTSTTITTGGVNQTVEYKDAGVILTVTPRIGERGTVALDVKQEVNSVGNNVPPTNSPSFIKREAETSVVLLNNQTLVLGGLIQDKVTISDRGIPFLKDIPLIGLLFGFKQRTVEKTELLLLITPRVIGTALDAAKLTEQMRRATPELNETIKRGPRPPTNAPPPSAPAPAPAPGGAAPAPVPPGAAAPPPPAPLPPVTPPPARPGPAPAPSQ